A region of Pseudomonas marginalis DNA encodes the following proteins:
- the ppk2 gene encoding polyphosphate kinase 2: protein MSAVDDALIQRIHRELLDHSDEELELELSEDGHDLNALFDEHVEESPEKAARRIYFSELFRLQGELVKLQSWVVKTGAKVVILFEGRDAAGKGGVIKRITQRLNPRVCRVAALPAPNDREQTQWYFQRYVSHLPAAGEIVLFDRSWYNRAGVEQVMGFCNEDQYEEFFRTVPEFERMLARSGIQLIKYWFSISDQEQHLRFLSRIHDPLKQWKLSPMDLESRRRWEAYTKAKEVMLERTHIAEAPWWVVQADDKKKARLNCIHHLLGQMPYEEVELPVIELPQRVRQEDYSRNPTPVEIIVPQVY from the coding sequence ATGTCTGCAGTAGACGACGCCTTGATCCAGCGCATCCACCGAGAGCTGCTGGATCACAGTGACGAAGAGCTGGAACTGGAATTATCCGAAGACGGGCACGACCTCAACGCGCTGTTCGACGAGCACGTCGAGGAAAGCCCCGAAAAGGCCGCGCGCAGGATTTACTTCAGCGAACTGTTCCGCCTGCAAGGCGAACTGGTGAAGCTGCAAAGCTGGGTGGTCAAGACCGGCGCCAAGGTGGTGATCCTGTTCGAAGGGCGTGATGCCGCCGGCAAAGGCGGTGTGATCAAGCGCATTACCCAGCGCCTCAACCCGCGAGTCTGCCGCGTCGCCGCACTGCCCGCGCCCAACGACCGCGAACAGACGCAGTGGTATTTCCAGCGGTATGTCTCGCACCTGCCGGCCGCCGGTGAAATCGTGCTGTTCGACCGCAGCTGGTACAACCGCGCCGGCGTCGAACAAGTCATGGGCTTTTGCAACGAAGACCAGTACGAGGAATTCTTCCGCACTGTACCGGAGTTCGAACGCATGCTCGCGCGCTCCGGCATCCAGTTGATCAAATACTGGTTCTCCATTTCCGACCAGGAACAGCACCTGCGCTTTCTCAGCCGCATTCACGACCCACTCAAGCAGTGGAAACTCAGCCCCATGGACCTGGAGTCGCGGCGGCGCTGGGAGGCGTACACCAAGGCCAAGGAAGTCATGCTCGAGCGCACCCACATCGCCGAAGCGCCATGGTGGGTGGTGCAGGCCGACGACAAAAAGAAAGCCCGCCTCAACTGCATCCACCACCTGCTTGGGCAAATGCCTTATGAAGAAGTGGAACTGCCGGTGATCGAGCTGCCGCAACGGGTCAGGCAGGAGGACTACTCGCGCAATCCGACGCCGGTGGAAATCATCGTGCCGCAGGTCTATTAA